One segment of Leuconostoc lactis DNA contains the following:
- the hisC gene encoding histidinol-phosphate transaminase, producing MKEAIKNLTAYQAELPADIVKEKYQLDHLARLSANESPYGPSPKVGEAIRAIPDDVLGFYPDGQATLLREKVAALENIDPENLVFGVGADELIQLLTRTVLTPGGNMVVPSPTFGEYALHAQIEQATTKQVPVDDETGHVDFAGMLAAVDDRTEMVWLANPNNPTGVFETRADILAFLEQLPESVVLVVDEAYYDFVDAPDATLAGDVSRYPNLVVLRTLSKAYGVANLRVGYGIMTAPLYPVMQAVRLPYNLNTYQIVGGAAALDDQSYLQDVVKKVQHERTIFQDFLRDNGFKFYASQTNFIWLQVGDTKRVGEQLLSHGYQVNDRLSDTWLRIALGTPADNAGMRDILVQL from the coding sequence TTGAAAGAAGCAATCAAAAACTTAACGGCTTATCAGGCGGAACTACCAGCTGATATCGTGAAAGAAAAGTATCAACTCGACCATTTGGCGCGCTTATCGGCCAATGAATCGCCTTATGGCCCATCACCAAAAGTTGGTGAGGCCATTCGTGCTATCCCAGATGATGTGCTAGGTTTTTATCCTGACGGGCAGGCCACACTTTTACGTGAAAAAGTCGCGGCTTTAGAAAATATTGATCCTGAAAATTTGGTCTTTGGCGTTGGTGCTGATGAACTGATTCAATTACTAACGCGTACGGTATTAACCCCTGGTGGTAATATGGTTGTGCCGTCACCCACTTTTGGGGAATATGCGCTACATGCACAAATCGAGCAAGCAACGACTAAGCAAGTCCCAGTTGATGACGAAACTGGTCATGTTGATTTTGCAGGGATGTTGGCGGCAGTCGACGACCGTACCGAAATGGTTTGGTTGGCGAACCCAAACAACCCGACTGGTGTTTTTGAAACACGTGCTGATATTTTGGCCTTTTTGGAACAGTTGCCTGAATCGGTCGTTTTGGTGGTGGATGAAGCGTATTATGACTTCGTGGATGCGCCTGACGCTACTTTAGCTGGTGATGTCAGCCGTTATCCTAATTTGGTGGTTCTCAGGACGCTGTCTAAGGCCTATGGTGTCGCTAATTTGCGCGTAGGCTATGGCATCATGACCGCACCACTTTATCCCGTTATGCAAGCAGTACGGCTGCCTTACAACCTCAATACGTATCAAATTGTCGGTGGGGCGGCAGCCTTAGACGACCAATCCTATTTACAGGACGTCGTTAAAAAGGTCCAACATGAACGCACGATATTCCAAGATTTCTTGCGTGATAATGGGTTTAAATTTTACGCGTCGCAAACAAATTTTATTTGGCTTCAAGTCGGAGACACCAAACGCGTTGGTGAACAACTGCTATCCCACGGCTATCAAGTCAATGATCGTTTAAGCGATACTTGGCTGCGGATTGCCTTGGGCACACCAGCAGATAATGCGGGGATGCGCGACATCTTAGTACAACTTTAA